In Amycolatopsis coloradensis, one genomic interval encodes:
- a CDS encoding class I SAM-dependent methyltransferase, with product MDSTQQFWEDFYRDKDQVWSGKANPILVNEVAALTPGTALDLGCGEGGDAIWLTQQGWRVTAVDISDVALKRAAEHAAEAGVEGIVWERHDLAKSFPAGRFDLVSAQFFHSPVAEDGERDKALRRAAEAVAPGGTLVVAGHAGWPTWMEEPPHKHAHFPTTAEVLETLALADGEWTVERQDLITHDFPGPEGQQGTRSDNVLRVRRA from the coding sequence ATGGATTCCACACAGCAGTTCTGGGAAGACTTCTACCGGGACAAGGATCAGGTCTGGAGCGGGAAGGCGAACCCGATCCTGGTGAACGAGGTCGCCGCGCTCACGCCGGGGACGGCGCTCGATCTCGGCTGCGGCGAGGGCGGCGACGCCATCTGGCTCACCCAGCAGGGCTGGCGGGTCACCGCCGTCGACATCTCGGACGTCGCGCTCAAGCGTGCCGCCGAGCACGCGGCCGAGGCCGGCGTCGAGGGCATCGTCTGGGAACGCCACGACCTGGCGAAGTCGTTTCCGGCAGGACGCTTCGACCTCGTCTCCGCACAGTTCTTCCACTCCCCCGTCGCCGAGGACGGCGAGCGGGACAAGGCACTCCGCCGCGCCGCCGAAGCGGTCGCGCCGGGCGGCACGCTGGTGGTGGCAGGCCACGCGGGCTGGCCGACGTGGATGGAAGAGCCGCCGCACAAGCACGCCCACTTCCCGACGACGGCCGAGGTCCTCGAAACGCTGGCGCTGGCCGACGGCGAATGGACCGTGGAGCGGCAGGATCTGATCACCCACGACTTCCCGGGACCGGAAGGACAGCAGGGAACGCGTTCGGACAACGTGCTCCGCGTGCGCCGCGCCTAG
- a CDS encoding LD-carboxypeptidase, producing MRPPKTRPGDTIALVAPAGPVPPDLVEKALPVLRGWGVDVHVGECVRATSTGYLSASDEARAAEFTRAWLDPGVTCVLAARGGYGSQRMLDLLDWTALKAAGSKTFAGSSDVTALHRAVNVHLGLETLFSPMPATTLFDAVAAEHLRLSLFEPESVRLIASPTASPLVPGTATGTLTGGNLALLTSGLGGPEQGTGRDALVLLEDVTESPYRIDRMLTQLLRSGWLDGVRGFVLGSWKSCGDPEAVRALMFDRLGPLGVPIAWDFGVGHVPASPTIPLGARATLDADAGTLLTLP from the coding sequence ATGAGGCCACCGAAGACACGGCCGGGTGACACGATCGCCCTTGTCGCCCCGGCGGGGCCGGTCCCGCCGGACCTCGTCGAGAAGGCCCTGCCGGTGCTCCGCGGCTGGGGCGTCGATGTCCATGTCGGTGAATGCGTCCGCGCGACCTCCACCGGCTATCTGTCCGCCTCCGACGAGGCGCGGGCCGCCGAGTTCACCCGCGCCTGGCTGGACCCGGGAGTCACCTGCGTCCTGGCCGCACGCGGCGGTTACGGCTCGCAGCGGATGCTCGACCTGCTCGACTGGACGGCGCTCAAGGCGGCCGGGTCCAAGACGTTCGCCGGGTCGAGCGACGTCACCGCGCTGCACCGGGCGGTGAACGTCCACTTGGGACTGGAGACGCTGTTCTCCCCGATGCCCGCGACCACCCTCTTCGACGCGGTGGCCGCCGAACACCTGCGGCTGTCGTTGTTCGAGCCGGAGAGCGTGCGGCTGATCGCCTCGCCGACGGCGTCGCCGCTGGTGCCGGGCACCGCGACCGGGACGCTCACCGGCGGCAACCTCGCCCTCCTGACCTCAGGCCTCGGCGGGCCTGAGCAGGGCACCGGGCGTGACGCGCTCGTACTGCTGGAGGACGTCACCGAGAGTCCCTACCGGATCGACCGGATGCTCACCCAGCTGCTGCGTTCCGGCTGGCTCGACGGCGTCCGAGGATTCGTGCTGGGCTCATGGAAGTCCTGCGGTGATCCGGAGGCGGTCCGAGCCCTGATGTTCGACCGCCTCGGCCCCCTCGGCGTGCCGATCGCCTGGGACTTCGGCGTCGGGCACGTGCCGGCGTCGCCGACCATCCCCCTCGGCGCGCGGGCCACCCTCGACGCCGACGCGGGTACGCTCCTGACTTTGCCATAA
- a CDS encoding TIGR03668 family PPOX class F420-dependent oxidoreductase produces MRMTRAEARSRFEGERIARLATTGSDGVPHVVPVTFVLEGDSVAFAIDHKPKSTTALRRLKNIAENPAVSFLTDHYDEDWAGLWWARADGVARMLTDPDEQALPARLLRDKYPQYEAQPPPHVVVTTLVHSWSGWRAS; encoded by the coding sequence ATGCGGATGACGCGTGCCGAAGCCAGGTCACGATTCGAAGGCGAGCGGATAGCGAGGCTGGCGACGACGGGTTCGGACGGCGTGCCCCATGTGGTGCCGGTGACGTTCGTTCTCGAAGGCGACTCGGTGGCGTTCGCGATCGACCACAAGCCCAAGAGCACGACGGCGTTGCGGCGGCTGAAGAACATCGCGGAGAACCCCGCGGTCAGTTTTCTGACCGACCACTACGACGAGGACTGGGCCGGACTGTGGTGGGCTCGGGCCGACGGTGTCGCCCGGATGCTGACTGATCCCGACGAGCAGGCGCTACCGGCGCGCCTGCTGCGGGACAAGTATCCGCAGTACGAGGCGCAGCCTCCTCCGCATGTCGTGGTGACCACGCTCGTTCACTCATGGAGTGGGTGGCGTGCTTCCTGA